The stretch of DNA GAACTGGTAGCAGATGTTATACCCGTGGGCTACAACACACGCCAAATCTATCTCCGAAAAATTAAAAGTCCCGAGCGCACACGCCTCCAGATACGATCTGCCATCAATCAGGGCGCGATCGCAATTGAGTATACAGGACACGGTGGCATTCAGACGTGGGCGGATGAATCTATTTTTCGACTTGAAGATGTCGTCGGATTGCGGAACCGATACCTACCCTTTGTTATAACGACAACCTGTCTCAATGGGCAGTTCGATAAACCGCAACAAGTTGGGAATTTCTGCCTCAGTGAGCAATTCCTATTGGGTGAATACGGTGCTATTGCTACACTCTCGGCGACGCGGTTAACTTATGGCACAGCAAACGCTGAGTTTGACATCGATCTCTTTGAGTCCTTGTTCGGGGTCGGGCGCGCTGGGCATCTGGATACCGGGTTTCAGCCCTCGCGAACTGCACCGACTGTGGGGCATATTGTTGCCAATGCTAAAATTAGTTTTCTCTCCCGCATTCGGAACACGCAGTGGATTCCCGGCACGGAACAATACACGCTCTTTGGGGATCCAGCATCTCGTCTCGCACTCCCTGAACTTGATATAAAGGTCGAGTTAGAACGCATTGCGCTCAACGATGGTCACCAGATAGTCATCAAAGCGAACGAAGTAGGGACAATTGAAAAGACTGGTATTGGTGGAACAGGCGATACAACTTTCACACGCGCCTCCGATTTTAGCACAGAATCACTTTCTGCTTTTGCCGTTTTCGCAAATAATTTTGACGATGACCCTGGAAATGAGTTAACGCGGCGGATGGGTGGCAGAGTTTGGCAAGGTGAGTATGGAACGATTCGTATTGATGTGCCTAACAACGCCCTGCCGGGTGGTGGTGTGGCACGGATCTTCGCTTTTGATGATACGCGCGCCGCTGTTGGAGGTACTCGCTTCTGGGTTGATACACCCGTTGTCCACGACATCCGAGAAACGCTTGATATTAAAGTTACTGACACTCTTAATATTAGTGTCCTCGTTGTTGATGATGGCGGACCGGGGGGTATACGGAGCATTGAGGTCTTATGGGATGATACTGCTACCTTCAAAGACGAAACGATTCCTATGGTTAAAGCACCTGTACCCCTCGGTGATGTGCCCGTGGGTGGGCAGTGGTATGAACTCCAAACACCTATTCCACTTCCACAAGGTGGACGACAGATCCGCTACCGAATCCTTGTTACGGATAGGAGTGGAAACAATATTGCCATTCCATCAAAGATAGAGCGCAACGTCGTTAAGGTACCTGAAGGTCCCAATATCGCAATCGGTACGGACGAAACGAACAAAGCACCGATTCGATATGAGTTTGCTGAAGAGAAAGATGCCTACCAACTCGTTGCGGAAATTGTTAACATCGGTGGACGACCTGTACGCGCAGATATTGAAGTCGTGTTTGCTGAAGGAAATCCGGATGTAGAGGGTGATAGTATTATTGATGAAGATGCTAATATTTTGGGTCGCCTAATTATCAAACTTACTGATTGGACAGATGGCACCCATGTTTTGCAGCATGTGACTGCAACCTTAGATCTTGACAAGCCCCTCCTGACGGGCGTACATAAAATCTATGTTCTTGCAGATCCAGATGATCCCGCAGTTGAGGATGAAATCCGCGGCAGCGTTCAAGAATCGCGCCAGTTTGATAACAAACAACACGTCTCGTTTATCGTCAATGAGTTTAGTTATAAACCTCAAGAAGCGTTGACGGCGTTTAGTTTGGATCGGGTATTTGACATCCATTTCCCCGCGAATGCCCTCGACATCGACGAACAAAGTAAGGCAGGTATCCCACTTTCTGTTTCTTCACAGGCACCCGTTGCGCCAACCCAACCTGACCTCCAATTCGCACCCATTCCTCGCGTCGCAGCACTCCGCCGCGGTCTCATCCGGCAGGGACCAGAAGTCGCGCAATACTATGAACCCAGTTTCCGCGCAGGGATAACAGAACTCGCTAAATCTGCTGAGGTTAAACTTCGTTTCGATGTGAGTGCTTTGGAAGATATTGTGCGAGAGGAGACTGCCCTCCGAGATGACACTCCTGCGTTTAAAGCCGCATTAGCCGAAACTGCGGATCAGTTGGCGATTTATGCGTGGCAAGCGGATTTTTCGGCGTGGCGACGCTTACCCTCCGAAATCCGTTACGTCTCTGAAGGGGAATTTTTGCTTGAAGACTATGTCACACCAACGCAGATGGAGAACGCAAGTGAGCAGAAATTAGAGGATTCCGCTATCACCGTCAATCCAAATCTTACACCTGCTGGGACGTGGGTGCTGGTCTTTCTGGATTCTTATGAATACGAGGTGTTTCTCCAACGGAAGGGAGAAACGACTGTCCAGAAACTCGATCAATCTGGTCAATTGGACAATCCGTTCAGAGAGGAAGGCTTCGGTTTAGAATTGCGGATCCCGAGGCAAGAGAGCACGCCACTTGGAATTAATTACACCTTTGAATTTGCTGATGTTCTTGCTTTTAAAACTGATTATAATCCGAGAGGTGATGTCGTTCTCACTCGCACGTGGAATACCAACACCGGGAACGGCAATGCGACAGTGGACGGCAGACGCGGACCCAGAGGCGAATTCATAATTGGGGATTGGTTCATCTTTTTTACTGAATCTGAACGCTACGAACTTCGTAATGCCTCCGGCGAACCGTCCTATTATCCGAATGGTGTCAAGATTCGAGGTAAAGTGAACGAACCGATTTATCTTGGGCATCTCGGATTAGAACTCCTTGTGACTGCCAGTTCCGAAAGTTTCGCATTTGGCGATAAGATTAAGTTTAGCAGTGCTCAAGTCGGAACGATTACAGCGGAGGTCAGCGAACTGACACAGTTTAGTCTCATGCGCAGCACCGATACCGAACCACCTGCCTTCAGTCTATGGTTGGATGGTATCCAGCCGCAAACCGGTAGTGTGATTCCGCCGCGGCCTATCATTTCTATTGTACTCGAAGATGCTAACGGCATTGATATGGACTTCTTTGCTTTTGAGGGAAGAAAGGATGGTGCTCCCTTTACACCTATCACCGACTATGAGATCCGAATACAGGGAAGGGCGCAAACTGTGCCAATTGATTATCAACCAATTCTCTTCCCGGGTGAGCATACTTTTAACATCAGCGCACAAGATTTCAATGGAAACGCCATCGGTGGGGACGAAAAAGTCATCAGTTACAGATTTTTTGTAACCGAGGCTCCTGATCTGACACCGCCTACTATTGATATCCAAATCACTGCACTCGGTACAGGTTCAACGCGCGAACCAATTGACGAACCTTTGATAGATGGTGCTGTGCTTACAGAACAACCCCGCTTTAAAATTACACTCACCGATGATAGTGCGCTTGACGAGACCTCTTTTAATCTCGGTTTTGGAAGTCTGTATGAGACACTTGACCCGTTAGATGCAAGTGATTATACTGAAACCTTCGATCCTGATGCACCAGCGGATGCCGCTATC from Candidatus Poribacteria bacterium encodes:
- a CDS encoding C25 family cysteine peptidase — protein: MKKTYIFLFIALILYIASTSISVGQTHPTSPLQVLSTTVDTLTARFALPELQVKTSAHSAEDSSADPITDIRFAGANWTLDVGRPRLPVYVQCIGIPLAGTPIVTVIQARPEVKSVENVRVTPDDPIFPTSTPSRPDLQGFYPSKLVEVIPSGLVRNQRVASLQINPVQYNSATKQLKVYTSITFRIEFPGAVPFAKNGAIESTTLPSFRSSAFESLFRGTLRNYEQAKSWRNQRRMSYRSAPGAPELTASTTYRFKIPVLRTDLYRITYNNIRAAAGIEPEDIDLNTLRLESSGQKQGVYIFDDNENDRLDAGEQVVFYGRALSDNKFTDENVYWLHFALRGEPVTGDLEPSRVATRDATPLTPNLVTPTAFLTRARFEENVHHDVLAGTNIKSELADHYFWTPFRGGNINTSRKDFPIELPAAVPRLEIDRTATLRIKFQGASRRGAALHQARIAFNGLQLGRIEEWKRQAAPIATRSIPQLRIHHNQVNYMRIEALDTNRTPAGSYDFYLDWYELDYWRNFRADANRLEFNTNTEPRNRGKVQYRVENIFDETIDVYQLDEKGIASKLINGEISRRGATYQMLFEDTVNLHTRYFVIGRSAYRSINALIPTPPTLLRNPSNQVDYVVITHPTFTESIQPLVEFRRSQGLTTMVVDIGDIYDEFSDGLFNPLAIQKFLRYAYDNWQQPVPTYVVLVGDAHYDYKRATVELYRRDPSFRGTYNLYPIFVPTFHGWAPESGETAMDQRFVNVSGEDPLPDMLIGRLSVQTTEDLATMVEKIINYEKNLRTGLWQGTLIQVADDNTDNPGDGLFEVSRDELVADVIPVGYNTRQIYLRKIKSPERTRLQIRSAINQGAIAIEYTGHGGIQTWADESIFRLEDVVGLRNRYLPFVITTTCLNGQFDKPQQVGNFCLSEQFLLGEYGAIATLSATRLTYGTANAEFDIDLFESLFGVGRAGHLDTGFQPSRTAPTVGHIVANAKISFLSRIRNTQWIPGTEQYTLFGDPASRLALPELDIKVELERIALNDGHQIVIKANEVGTIEKTGIGGTGDTTFTRASDFSTESLSAFAVFANNFDDDPGNELTRRMGGRVWQGEYGTIRIDVPNNALPGGGVARIFAFDDTRAAVGGTRFWVDTPVVHDIRETLDIKVTDTLNISVLVVDDGGPGGIRSIEVLWDDTATFKDETIPMVKAPVPLGDVPVGGQWYELQTPIPLPQGGRQIRYRILVTDRSGNNIAIPSKIERNVVKVPEGPNIAIGTDETNKAPIRYEFAEEKDAYQLVAEIVNIGGRPVRADIEVVFAEGNPDVEGDSIIDEDANILGRLIIKLTDWTDGTHVLQHVTATLDLDKPLLTGVHKIYVLADPDDPAVEDEIRGSVQESRQFDNKQHVSFIVNEFSYKPQEALTAFSLDRVFDIHFPANALDIDEQSKAGIPLSVSSQAPVAPTQPDLQFAPIPRVAALRRGLIRQGPEVAQYYEPSFRAGITELAKSAEVKLRFDVSALEDIVREETALRDDTPAFKAALAETADQLAIYAWQADFSAWRRLPSEIRYVSEGEFLLEDYVTPTQMENASEQKLEDSAITVNPNLTPAGTWVLVFLDSYEYEVFLQRKGETTVQKLDQSGQLDNPFREEGFGLELRIPRQESTPLGINYTFEFADVLAFKTDYNPRGDVVLTRTWNTNTGNGNATVDGRRGPRGEFIIGDWFIFFTESERYELRNASGEPSYYPNGVKIRGKVNEPIYLGHLGLELLVTASSESFAFGDKIKFSSAQVGTITAEVSELTQFSLMRSTDTEPPAFSLWLDGIQPQTGSVIPPRPIISIVLEDANGIDMDFFAFEGRKDGAPFTPITDYEIRIQGRAQTVPIDYQPILFPGEHTFNISAQDFNGNAIGGDEKVISYRFFVTEAPDLTPPTIDIQITALGTGSTREPIDEPLIDGAVLTEQPRFKITLTDDSALDETSFNLGFGSLYETLDPLDASDYTETFDPDAPADAAITYAPDLANGEYQFHITAADTSENTAEFVTTFVLNEEVTLSEVFNVPNPTVDGKTFFTYHLAQAPDTVTIKIYSVSGRLLRTLTDASANRGVNETYWDGRDETGVRCANGVYFYRVIAHTENGKIEQIGKLAILR